Proteins co-encoded in one Oreochromis aureus strain Israel breed Guangdong linkage group 3, ZZ_aureus, whole genome shotgun sequence genomic window:
- the LOC120436243 gene encoding zinc finger protein 347-like has protein sequence MTSTQKDQHGARSQRSQEADKPHRRKGEKTYTCDECGKGFTRTDSLKTHQLIHSGVKAYSCDLCGNSFNRAETLKRHQVMHSGVKAYSCDLCGKSFTLAQSLKKHQVIHSGVKPYSCDLCGKSFTLAQSLKTHQLIHSGVKAYSCDLCGKSFTLAQSLKTHQVIHSGVKPYSCDLCGKSFTLAKSLKTHQLIHSGVKPYSCDLCGKSFTLAQSLKTHQVIHSGVKAYSCDLCGKSFTLTQSLKTHQVIHSGVKAYSCDLCGKSFTLAQSLKTHQLIHSGVKAYSCDLCGRSFTLAQSLKKHQVIHSGVKAYSCDLCGKSFTLAQSLKTHQVIHSGVKPYSCDLCGKSFIQTGSLKIHQVIHSGVKPYSCELCGKSFTQTGHLKTHQVIHSGVKPYSCELCGKSFTQAGNLKTHQVIHSGVKAYNCDLCGKSFTQSQSLKTHQLIHSGFKAYTCDLCGKSFTLAGSLKT, from the exons atgacttcaacacaaaag gaccaacatggagcgagaagtcagcgctctcaggaggccgacaaacctcacagaagaaagggagagaaaacatacacctgtgacgagtgtgggaagggtTTTACCCGGACTGACAgcctaaaaacacaccaactcatccacagtggagttaaagcgtacagctgtgacttgtgtggaaactCTTTTAACCGGGCTGAAaccttaaaaagacaccaagtaatgcacagtggagttaaagcatacagttgtgacttgtgtggaaagtcttttactctGGCTCAAAGCCTAAAAAAACACcaagtcatccacagtggagttaaaccttatagctgtgacttgtgtggaaagtcttttactctGGCTCAAAGcctgaaaacacaccaactcatccacagtggagttaaagcgtacagctgtgacttgtgtggaaagtcttttactctGGCTCAAAGCCTGAAAACACACcaagtcatccacagtggagttaaaccttacagctgtgacttgtgtggaaagtcttttactctGGCTAAAAGcctgaaaacacaccaactcatccacagtggagttaaaccttacagctgtgacttgtgtggaaagtcttttactctGGCTCAAAGCCTGAAAACACACcaagtcatccacagtggagttaaagcttacagttgtgacttgtgtggaaagtcttttactctGACTCAAAGCCTGAAAACACACcaagtcatccacagtggagttaaagcttacagttgtgacttgtgtggaaagtcttttactctGGCTCAAAGcctgaaaacacaccaactcatccacagtggagttaaagcgtacagttgtgacttgtgtggaaggTCTTTTACTCTGGCTCAAAGCCTAAAAAAACACcaagtcatccacagtggagttaaagcgtacagttgtgacttgtgtggaaagtcttttactctGGCTCAAAGCCTGAAAACACACcaagtcatccacagtggagttaaaccgtaCAGTTGTGacctgtgtggaaagtcttttatccAGACTGGGAGCTTAAAAATACACcaagtcatccacagtggagttaaaccttacagctgtgagttgtgtggaaagtcttttacccagactggacacttaaaaactcaccaagtcatccacagtggagttaaaccttacagctgtgagttgtgtggaaagtcttttacccaggctggaaacttaaaaactcaccaagtcatccacagtggagttaaagcgtacaacTGTGacctgtgtggaaagtcttttacccagtcTCAAAgcctaaaaacacaccaactcatccacagtggatttaaagcttacacctgtgacttgtgtggaaagtcttttaccctggctggaagcttaaaaact